In the genome of Dermacentor silvarum isolate Dsil-2018 chromosome 1, BIME_Dsil_1.4, whole genome shotgun sequence, one region contains:
- the LOC119436181 gene encoding uncharacterized protein LOC119436181 isoform X3: MFWLRQHIFPLAESFQDRERSPGAESFRSALSDGAESFYSALSDHRSSVYYDAESSDLNSSDSDSRYADVDEEPCPEEMPAVVTEFEEAVTKESTLDEAYESFSYGKLFEDVYGTVVHRPPLLKCQQKRQDNKNEKQPPRRWRPLPRIPVKSDLPQENLVTWASSEVPAHHELLPTESSCYMNQEQDGQEMNDDELGNEMQEESIPSSFFYLEQAAEEFAEFIVEEAKHDACRSLAKTSTLGNKKIMAKLGLDNLSNDGACKTHVLDHSVIHASDTTLHPVTSEDRDILDAFNRQFEPCFDSEEEPDSQAFENASEEEADCMEYADLDEKGLLNRNALLGTFKRFPQPALDSNHEHSFSDSSRTGRSSRHRPTSVLPTTSSASELTDKYWRRYSSDTADTAAAQYKRLDSVEKNFLSSDPDISKYSHLNLSNGHADSTMISVPDTTANVSSYVEPVEEEPDSLKDSNAHVQARCLPVTYSNRLLAEGPSELYPSCELFHENRSSVFSSAQENDSALLNEQPKPSHHSPRHSNATPPSLLEEQPKPPPRSPRHSNVPPPSLLEEPPKPPPRSPRHSNITPPSQYLQISPEAADVHQGSPLKGNAQVDHQVDPESGLCVKNRLEVPARRRRAPLGLQASEGILLDGNAPQKETSMCAVGHQCSEDSDTFTKQGGKEELVGQDRPQTFGEEFQHGEMCYESDEDSSLSSCEDSGTDEETSTKEIRKQSTFHGSKHDEEPPTKEILRLPFSLSELSRHLFEDDSPLDVVSFNVVENCDFLNDSCSGSAPYMMKLGPNDDLSAFLVDPGTNEHPEVHDSDIDSVFEDTTFEPFYDCNLDSVHSGCLPSTENHAKCDEDVENRQSLGSQQDLTKSVFDVPTRPLRKRAYPSLKNKESPVSSMDVQLQDNIEPELTCSDTASSEEMASMVTANIPCVSQGTDASHIQHMGESQNSMYMRVVTSQEHSVLEADVHGQADTFEAEASGNERNAAAAAAATTLSGSVASSPLPTSCSYQAVPQAGVECDKLPRLENTSGDSFFGRASVNADCSYGSTFQKCVKEESDKMVMQEVKLIEEAPLELLKDAVFEEYTDFAEDKQKHGGSSRVLSQTTSDAVNHVNPLYEKCQAFNNQTEPKAPGECQPSLDKGNSTKRRHVHVLGRTQDAVTELCKVKRGIQGHHNSCYLDATLFAMFSCTYIFDDILNREHQPNDIDGYDRIQKVLRDDIVNTLRSDLYVPSENVMRLRELLDSLGGVSGLTTEEKDPEEFLNSLFSALKVQPFLKLSSQQETHLYQLFVAKNELLEIPTVQQLFHQSIHESKLKLKEIPKALIIQMPRCGKQFKLYDHIVPSLKLDITDALENSQELLEWQKKKKKIENPLMC, encoded by the exons ATGTTTTGGTTACGGCAGCACATTTTTCCGCTGGCTGAAAGCTTTCAGGACAGGGAGAGAAGCCCTGGGGCAGAGTCATTTCGGTCAGCACTTTCAGATGGTGCAGAGTCATTCTACTCTGCACTGTCTGATCATAGAAGCAGTGTCTACTATGATGCAGAGTCATCAGACCTTAATTCTTCTGATTCTGACTCCAGATATGCTGATGTAGATGAGGAGCCCTGTCCAGAAGAGATGCCAGCAGTTGTGACTGAATTTGAGGAAGCTGTCACCAAAGAGAGCACACTTGATGAAGCTTATGAAAGCTTTAGCTATGGAAAGTTATTTGAAGATGTGTATGGGACTGTTGTTCATAGACCACCACTACTGAAATGTCAGCAAAAGCGTCAAGACAACAAAAATGAGAAGCAGCCACCACGAAGGTGGCGTCCACTCCCTCGGATTCCTGTAAAATCAGATTTGCCACAAGAGAATTTAGTAACATGGGCCAGCAGTGAAGTGCCAGCTCATCATGAGTTGCTGCCTACAGAGTCAAGTTGTTACATGAACCAAGAGCAAGATGGGCAAGAAATGAATGATGATGAACTTGGAAATGAAATGCAAGAAGAGAGTATTCCATCTTCATTTTTTTACCTTGAGCAAGCAGCTGAGGAATTTGCAGAGTTTATTGTAGAAGAAGCAAAACACGACGCTTGCAGATCTTTAGCAAAGACCTCTACATTAGGAAACAAAAAAATAATGGCAAAGCTTGGCTTGGATAACTTGTCAAATGATGGTGCTTGTAAAACTCATGTGCTGGATCATTCTGTGATTCATGCCAGTGATACTACTTTACATCCAGTGACATCAGAGGACCGGGATATTCTTGATGCTTTCAACAGGCAGTTTGAACCTTGCTTTGATTCAGAAGAAGAACCTGACAGTCAAGCATTTGAAAATGCCTCAGAGGAAGAGGCTGACTGCATGGAATATGCAGACTTAGATGAAAAGGGACTTTTGAATAGGAATGCCCTGCTTGGCACATTTAAGCGATTTCCGCAGCCTGCATTAGACAGCAATCATGAGCACTCGTTTTCAGATAGCTCACGAACTGGTCGAAGTTCAAGACATCGCCCTACGTCAGTTCTACCTACAACTAGTTCAGCTAGTGAGCTCACTGATAAATACTGGAGACGTTACAGTTCAGATACAGCTGATACTGCTGCAGCACAGTACAAGAGACTTGACTCAGTGGAGAAAAATTTTCTGAGCAGTGATCCAGACATTAGTAAATATTCACATTTAAACCTTTCAAATGGTCATGCAGATAGCACTATGATCTCTGTACCAGATACAACTGCAAATGTTTCTAGCTATGTTGAACCTGTAGAGGAAGAACCTGATTCTTTAAAAGATTCAAATGCACATGTGCAAGCTCGATGCCTCCCTGTGACATATTCCAACAGGTTACTTGCGGAAGGCCCGTCAGAGTTGTACCCATCATGCGAACTTTTTCATGAAAACAGAAGTAGTGTGTTTTCTTCAGCACAAGAAAATGACAGTGCCCTGTTGAATGAGCAGCCAAAACCATCACATCATTCTCCTCGCCACAGTAATGCAACACCACCTTCTCTGCTGGAGGAGCAGCCAAAACCACCACCTCGCTCTCCTCGCCACAGTAATGTGCCACCTCCTTCTCTATTGGAAGAGCCACCAAAACCACCACCTCGCTCCCCTCGCCACAGTAATATAACACCACCTTCCCAGTATCTGCAGATTTCACCTGAAGCTGCTGATGTGCATCAAGGCTCTCCCTTGAAAGGGAACGCGCAGGTTGACCATCAAGTTGATCCAGAAAGTGGCCTATGCGTAAAAAATCGTTTGGAAGTACCTGCAAGGCGCAGAAGGGCCCCACTGGGACTTCAGGCATCTGAAGGCATTCTCCTAGATGGCAATGCTCCACAAAAAGAAACCAGTATGTGTGCAGTTGGCCATCAATGTTCAGAGGACAGTGATACTTTCACTAAGCAGGGTGGTAAGGAAGAACTAGTTGGCCAAGATAGGCCTCAGACATTTGGAGAAGAATTTCAGCATGGAGAAATGTGTTATGAAAGTGACGAGGACAGCAGTCTGTCATCTTGCGAAGATTCTGGGACTGATGAAGAGActtcaacaaaagaaattcgaAAACAGTCAACATTTCACGGCTCAAAGCATGATGAGGAACCTCCCACAAAAGAAATTTTGaggcttcctttttctttatcaGAATTGTCAAGACATCTATTTGAAGATGACTCCCCTTTGGATGTCGTCTCCTTCAATGTTGTTGAGAACTGTGATTTTCTTAACGATTCTTGCTCCGGGAGTGCACCATACATGATGAAACTTGGACCTAACGATGACCTTTCAGCATTTTTAGTTGACCCAGGCACAAATGAGCATCCTGAGGTGCATGACAGTGATATTGACAGTGTATTTGAAGACACTACATTTGAACCGTTTTATGATTGTAACTTAGACAGTGTTCATTCTGGTTGTCTGCCTTCGACTGAAAATCATGCAAAGTGTGATGAAGATGTCGAAAATCGGCAGTCATTAGGAAGCCAGCAAGACTTGACAAAATCAGTTTTTGATGTTCCCACACGTCCACTGAGAAAACGGGCTTACCCTTCACTCAAAAACAAAGAGTCACCAGTGAGCAGCATGGATGTACAGTTACAAGATAATATAGAGCCAGAACTTACGTGCAGTGACACAGCTTCATCAGAGGAAATGGCTAGCATGGTGACAGCAAATATTCCTTGTGTTTCACAAGGCACTGACGCGTCACATATACAGCACATGGGAGAGAGTCAGAACAGTATGTACATGAGAGTAGTGACATCTCAAGAGCACAGTGTTTTAGAAGCTGATGTTCATGGCCAGGCCGACACATTTGAGGCAGAGGCGAGTGGCAACGAGAggaatgctgctgctgctgctgctgctactactttATCAGGCTCTGTTGCCTCCTCACCTCTGCCAACTTCCTGCTCTTATCAGGCAGTTCCCCAGGCAGGGGTTGAGTGTGATAAGCTGCCACGCCTGGAAAACACAAGTGGAGATAGCTTCTTTGGAAGAGCTTCAGTGAATGCAGACTGTTCATATGGCAGCACGTTTCAAAAGTGTGTGAAGGAAGAAAGTGACAAAATGGTGATGCAGGAGGTGAAACTTATTGAAGAAGCGCCTCTAGAACTACTTAAAGATGCCGTCTTCGAAGAGTACACTG ACTTTGCTGAAGACAAACAGAAACATGGTGGGAGCTCTAGAGTACTGTCACAGA CAACTAGTGATGCTGTTAATCACGTCAACCCTTTGTATGAAAAATGCCAAG CTTTTAACAACCAGACTGAACCAAAGGCCCCAGGAGAATGTCAGCCATCTTTG GACAAAGGCAACAGCACCAAAC GTCGCCATGTTCATGTGCTGGGCCGTACTCAAGATGCAGTGACAGAATTGTGTAAAGTTAAACGAGGAATACAGGGACACCATAATTCATGCTACTTAGATGCCACACTTTTTGCCATGTTTTCGTGCACTTACATCTTCGATGATATTCTCAATCGGGAACATCAACCCAATGACATCGACGGATATGATCGCATCCAGAAAGTGCTGCGTGACGACATTGTTAACACTCTTCGCAG CGATCTTTATGTGCCTAGTGAAAATGTGATGAGGCTTCGAGAGCTCCTCGACTCTTTGGGAGGTGTGTCGGGACTCACTACTGAGGAGAAAG atcCTGAAGAGTTTCTAAATTCCCTGTTCTCTGCACTAAAGGTGCAGCCTTTCTTAAAGCTAAG CTCTCAACAGGAGACACACCTTTATCAGCTGTTTGTTGCTAAAAATGAGCTACTGGAAATTCCTACTGTGCAGCAGCTCTTCCACCAGTCCATTCATGAATCCAAGCTAAAGCTCAAGGAG ATTCCAAAAGCATTAATCATTCAGATGCCTCGTTGTGGCAAGCAGTTTAAGCTGTATGACCACATTGTGCCGAGCCTGAAGTTGGACATTACAGATGCCTTGGAAAATT CGCAAGAACTTCtagaatggcaaaaaaaaaaaaaaaagatagagaacCCTTTGATGTGCTAA
- the LOC119436181 gene encoding uncharacterized protein LOC119436181 isoform X4: MFWLRQHIFPLAESFQDRERSPGAESFRSALSDGAESFYSALSDHRSSVYYDAESSDLNSSDSDSRYADVDEEPCPEEMPAVVTEFEEAVTKESTLDEAYESFSYGKLFEDVYGTVVHRPPLLKCQQKRQDNKNEKQPPRRWRPLPRIPVKSDLPQENLVTWASSEVPAHHELLPTESSCYMNQEQDGQEMNDDELGNEMQEESIPSSFFYLEQAAEEFAEFIVEEAKHDACRSLAKTSTLGNKKIMAKLGLDNLSNDGACKTHVLDHSVIHASDTTLHPVTSEDRDILDAFNRQFEPCFDSEEEPDSQAFENASEEEADCMEYADLDEKGLLNRNALLGTFKRFPQPALDSNHEHSFSDSSRTGRSSRHRPTSVLPTTSSASELTDKYWRRYSSDTADTAAAQYKRLDSVEKNFLSSDPDISKYSHLNLSNGHADSTMISVPDTTANVSSYVEPVEEEPDSLKDSNAHVQARCLPVTYSNRLLAEGPSELYPSCELFHENRSSVFSSAQENDSALLNEQPKPSHHSPRHSNATPPSLLEEQPKPPPRSPRHSNVPPPSLLEEPPKPPPRSPRHSNITPPSQYLQISPEAADVHQGSPLKGNAQVDHQVDPESGLCVKNRLEVPARRRRAPLGLQASEGILLDGNAPQKETSMCAVGHQCSEDSDTFTKQGGKEELVGQDRPQTFGEEFQHGEMCYESDEDSSLSSCEDSGTDEETSTKEIRKQSTFHGSKHDEEPPTKEILRLPFSLSELSRHLFEDDSPLDVVSFNVVENCDFLNDSCSGSAPYMMKLGPNDDLSAFLVDPGTNEHPEVHDSDIDSVFEDTTFEPFYDCNLDSVHSGCLPSTENHAKCDEDVENRQSLGSQQDLTKSVFDVPTRPLRKRAYPSLKNKESPVSSMDVQLQDNIEPELTCSDTASSEEMASMVTANIPCVSQGTDASHIQHMGESQNSMYMRVVTSQEHSVLEADVHGQADTFEAEASGNERNAAAAAAATTLSGSVASSPLPTSCSYQAVPQAGVECDKLPRLENTSGDSFFGRASVNADCSYGSTFQKCVKEESDKMVMQEVKLIEEAPLELLKDAVFEEYTDFAEDKQKHGGSSRVLSQRQRQQHQTSPCSCAGPYSRCSDRIV, encoded by the exons ATGTTTTGGTTACGGCAGCACATTTTTCCGCTGGCTGAAAGCTTTCAGGACAGGGAGAGAAGCCCTGGGGCAGAGTCATTTCGGTCAGCACTTTCAGATGGTGCAGAGTCATTCTACTCTGCACTGTCTGATCATAGAAGCAGTGTCTACTATGATGCAGAGTCATCAGACCTTAATTCTTCTGATTCTGACTCCAGATATGCTGATGTAGATGAGGAGCCCTGTCCAGAAGAGATGCCAGCAGTTGTGACTGAATTTGAGGAAGCTGTCACCAAAGAGAGCACACTTGATGAAGCTTATGAAAGCTTTAGCTATGGAAAGTTATTTGAAGATGTGTATGGGACTGTTGTTCATAGACCACCACTACTGAAATGTCAGCAAAAGCGTCAAGACAACAAAAATGAGAAGCAGCCACCACGAAGGTGGCGTCCACTCCCTCGGATTCCTGTAAAATCAGATTTGCCACAAGAGAATTTAGTAACATGGGCCAGCAGTGAAGTGCCAGCTCATCATGAGTTGCTGCCTACAGAGTCAAGTTGTTACATGAACCAAGAGCAAGATGGGCAAGAAATGAATGATGATGAACTTGGAAATGAAATGCAAGAAGAGAGTATTCCATCTTCATTTTTTTACCTTGAGCAAGCAGCTGAGGAATTTGCAGAGTTTATTGTAGAAGAAGCAAAACACGACGCTTGCAGATCTTTAGCAAAGACCTCTACATTAGGAAACAAAAAAATAATGGCAAAGCTTGGCTTGGATAACTTGTCAAATGATGGTGCTTGTAAAACTCATGTGCTGGATCATTCTGTGATTCATGCCAGTGATACTACTTTACATCCAGTGACATCAGAGGACCGGGATATTCTTGATGCTTTCAACAGGCAGTTTGAACCTTGCTTTGATTCAGAAGAAGAACCTGACAGTCAAGCATTTGAAAATGCCTCAGAGGAAGAGGCTGACTGCATGGAATATGCAGACTTAGATGAAAAGGGACTTTTGAATAGGAATGCCCTGCTTGGCACATTTAAGCGATTTCCGCAGCCTGCATTAGACAGCAATCATGAGCACTCGTTTTCAGATAGCTCACGAACTGGTCGAAGTTCAAGACATCGCCCTACGTCAGTTCTACCTACAACTAGTTCAGCTAGTGAGCTCACTGATAAATACTGGAGACGTTACAGTTCAGATACAGCTGATACTGCTGCAGCACAGTACAAGAGACTTGACTCAGTGGAGAAAAATTTTCTGAGCAGTGATCCAGACATTAGTAAATATTCACATTTAAACCTTTCAAATGGTCATGCAGATAGCACTATGATCTCTGTACCAGATACAACTGCAAATGTTTCTAGCTATGTTGAACCTGTAGAGGAAGAACCTGATTCTTTAAAAGATTCAAATGCACATGTGCAAGCTCGATGCCTCCCTGTGACATATTCCAACAGGTTACTTGCGGAAGGCCCGTCAGAGTTGTACCCATCATGCGAACTTTTTCATGAAAACAGAAGTAGTGTGTTTTCTTCAGCACAAGAAAATGACAGTGCCCTGTTGAATGAGCAGCCAAAACCATCACATCATTCTCCTCGCCACAGTAATGCAACACCACCTTCTCTGCTGGAGGAGCAGCCAAAACCACCACCTCGCTCTCCTCGCCACAGTAATGTGCCACCTCCTTCTCTATTGGAAGAGCCACCAAAACCACCACCTCGCTCCCCTCGCCACAGTAATATAACACCACCTTCCCAGTATCTGCAGATTTCACCTGAAGCTGCTGATGTGCATCAAGGCTCTCCCTTGAAAGGGAACGCGCAGGTTGACCATCAAGTTGATCCAGAAAGTGGCCTATGCGTAAAAAATCGTTTGGAAGTACCTGCAAGGCGCAGAAGGGCCCCACTGGGACTTCAGGCATCTGAAGGCATTCTCCTAGATGGCAATGCTCCACAAAAAGAAACCAGTATGTGTGCAGTTGGCCATCAATGTTCAGAGGACAGTGATACTTTCACTAAGCAGGGTGGTAAGGAAGAACTAGTTGGCCAAGATAGGCCTCAGACATTTGGAGAAGAATTTCAGCATGGAGAAATGTGTTATGAAAGTGACGAGGACAGCAGTCTGTCATCTTGCGAAGATTCTGGGACTGATGAAGAGActtcaacaaaagaaattcgaAAACAGTCAACATTTCACGGCTCAAAGCATGATGAGGAACCTCCCACAAAAGAAATTTTGaggcttcctttttctttatcaGAATTGTCAAGACATCTATTTGAAGATGACTCCCCTTTGGATGTCGTCTCCTTCAATGTTGTTGAGAACTGTGATTTTCTTAACGATTCTTGCTCCGGGAGTGCACCATACATGATGAAACTTGGACCTAACGATGACCTTTCAGCATTTTTAGTTGACCCAGGCACAAATGAGCATCCTGAGGTGCATGACAGTGATATTGACAGTGTATTTGAAGACACTACATTTGAACCGTTTTATGATTGTAACTTAGACAGTGTTCATTCTGGTTGTCTGCCTTCGACTGAAAATCATGCAAAGTGTGATGAAGATGTCGAAAATCGGCAGTCATTAGGAAGCCAGCAAGACTTGACAAAATCAGTTTTTGATGTTCCCACACGTCCACTGAGAAAACGGGCTTACCCTTCACTCAAAAACAAAGAGTCACCAGTGAGCAGCATGGATGTACAGTTACAAGATAATATAGAGCCAGAACTTACGTGCAGTGACACAGCTTCATCAGAGGAAATGGCTAGCATGGTGACAGCAAATATTCCTTGTGTTTCACAAGGCACTGACGCGTCACATATACAGCACATGGGAGAGAGTCAGAACAGTATGTACATGAGAGTAGTGACATCTCAAGAGCACAGTGTTTTAGAAGCTGATGTTCATGGCCAGGCCGACACATTTGAGGCAGAGGCGAGTGGCAACGAGAggaatgctgctgctgctgctgctgctactactttATCAGGCTCTGTTGCCTCCTCACCTCTGCCAACTTCCTGCTCTTATCAGGCAGTTCCCCAGGCAGGGGTTGAGTGTGATAAGCTGCCACGCCTGGAAAACACAAGTGGAGATAGCTTCTTTGGAAGAGCTTCAGTGAATGCAGACTGTTCATATGGCAGCACGTTTCAAAAGTGTGTGAAGGAAGAAAGTGACAAAATGGTGATGCAGGAGGTGAAACTTATTGAAGAAGCGCCTCTAGAACTACTTAAAGATGCCGTCTTCGAAGAGTACACTG ACTTTGCTGAAGACAAACAGAAACATGGTGGGAGCTCTAGAGTACTGTCACAGA GACAAAGGCAACAGCACCAAAC GTCGCCATGTTCATGTGCTGGGCCGTACTCAAGATGCAGTGACAGAATTGTGTAA